The genomic DNA GTTGGATTGGCGCGGCGTGCTGGCCGTCCTAGCGGTTTTCGCGATCACTGTCTGGCTACTTGCAGTATTCAGAGTCCCGGAATCGCTCCCGCGCAGAGATCGAACTCAGGGGTCTGTCTTCGGCGCCTATAGGTCCCTCGTCACGATCCTGACCAAACCGGTCTTCGCGCTGTGCACGATGAGTTTTAGTTTCGGTTTTGGGGCAATGATGTCGTATATCGCGGCCTCACCATTCGTGGGGCAGTCGATTCTAGGTATGGGTCAGATAGCGTACTCGCTGAGCTTTGCAGCCTCGGCCTCTGCAATAATCCTCGCGAACCTCGTGAACTCGCGCCTAGCTGTCATGTACGGGGCCGAGGCCATGTTCCGGGTGGGATCCGTCCTGTTACTTGCCGCGGCCGCCTCTTTCGTCATTATGGAGGCCACCGCCAGCTTGTCCATCCCTGGCTTTGTTTTTACGGCGTTTGTGCTCACGGCAGGGGCCGGGTTGACCATGTCGAATGCCAACGCCTTGGGATTGGCTGAAGCCACGCCGTCAACACGCGGTGCCGGGGCGGCAGTTATGGGTGCGGCACAGTTTCTGCTGGCATCGTTGATGACTCCCCTTGTTGGGATAGCTGGCGAACACTCCGCGACCCCGATGGTCGTGATTATCGCCGTATTAGTCGGGGTTTCCGTCGTGACCGGCGGGTTGGCTCGGTCGAGACTCAAAGCTCGAGCGAATTAGCCCTGCGGTTTTAGGGGCAGATGGTGTGAATTAGTGGCCATGTAGAGCACCCTGAGAACAATTTCAAGGCACTACCTGGGGCGAAGCCGACAGGGGCAGCTCGCGCCGTCGCGCTGTGAATGCTGAGCTTCTCTCGTTGACAAACCACAGTGTCTTGCTGGGTGGATGTATCGATTCTGCATTAGACGCGGGAGGCCTTCGACCGCTATTTGTGGAGGGCTGGTGATTGAGAACACTCGTCAGGTAATCCTTGCGGGGAAGCTCGGCACTTATATTCATGCCATGTCAGCGGTAAAATTAATCGCATCAGCATGACCATGTTGGTGAATCGAAGGACCTCAACTAAGGAGGAACCATGGGTTTCATTGGATGGATCGTTTTGGGCCTCATCGCAGGCGCAATTGCTAAGGCCATCATGCCCGGCAAACAAGGCGGCGGCATACTCGTCACGCTATTACTCGGAGTGGTCGGCGCCGTACTTGGCGGCTGGATTGGATCGGCCATCTTTGGCGTCGGCATCGACGAATTCTGGTCACTTGCCACCTGGCTCCTGGCTATCGGTGGGGCACTAATCGTCCTCTTTATCTGGGGTCTCATCACCCGCGACAAGGCAACAACGTAGTCGAACGATTGCCACAGAGCTGAGTTCGAGCTCTGAGAATAAAAGATCGGTCTGAACAGTGCATTGTTCAGGCCGATTTTTTTGTGACATTCACTCTGCGGCCCTCTCAAGATCCGCGCCGAGTTTGTCTGCATTCGACCACGCCACCCTAAGCCTGCTGCGAGCGCCCGCGCGCACTCCCGTTTTTTCTCAAACGGTCCGTCTGATAAATCTCCCGGGCGCGACCTGGTTGAAGTGTCCCCTGATTTCATGCTTTCAAGAACCGGAAAGAGTGGATGCCTATGAGCCCACGGTCGCTGAGAGAGTCTTCTTGACGAGTACTCTGGTGCCGGCGATACGGTCATGAAGCGCTCGGCCTTTGCCGAATGCGGCGCTTCCGATCATGAGGGCGAGTAAGAGATAGGTGCTTACTACGGCTGCAATGGTTAGCGGTTCCTGATCGTCAAAACCACCAAAAGCCGCGCCCACGGCAACCGTGTGACCAAGCTGCCAAGGGATAGCGATTTTGACGACGTTGCGCAACAAGGCTCGACTGAAGCTGAGTGGCTCGCCAAGCTCGTCTTGGACTTGCAGACCATAGCGACGCTTGCCCGGTGTTGCACCGCTAGCGCTGGCTTCTCGATGTGCAGCCAGTAGCGTTGCAACGGTTGGGGGTATGGCACTGGCCGCTAAGACAAACCACCGATGGCTACCCCATTCCGCTTGCTGCGCGAGCAGCCCCAGGGGCACCGTGGCCACGGCAATGCCAAGATACCCAACGCAGTCGCGCAGATAAGCCTTGCCACGGGAAATTGCGAGAGGATGAAGAGCAGCCATGACTCACGCTAACCCGTCGTCACTGAGTCTGTCGATCGTCCCGGCTAGTTTCGCGTATTCGCCCTACGATTGACTCTCTCATGAGAGTACCTGGAGCCGCGCAGGGCTCTCAGTGTTGAACAAGCTGGCCGGCACAGACGGCGAGATGAAGTACCGTACTGATGCCGGTATCTTGGCATCCTGGTACAGCACCGTCATCACACCTAGGGTTACTGCTACCGAAGTATTACGTGTGCGAGTTATGACAGGAGTATCACATGGCGAACTTTTTACTCCTGCATGGCGCAGCATCGACGGGCTGGCTCTGGCACCGAGTGACGCCAGAGCTGCATCAAGCCGGTCACGCAACGGTCGCTCCCAATCTCCCGTGCGCCGATGCGACAGCAGATCTGCACACCTACCTTGATGTCGCGTGTACTGCCGCCGCAACATTTGGTGATGCTTCGCTGACGGTCGTTGCGCAATCCCTGGCCGGTTTGATGGTGCCTGCGCTCGTTGCTCGGCTACCGGTGGATCGTATCGTGTTGGTCGCGGCGATGATCCCACGTCCCGACGAAACCGGGATGCAGTGGTGGCAGGCGACAGGCCAGCAACAGGCACAACGTGCCTATCTGGAATCATTAGGCTTCTCAGCCGACGATGCCCAAGATCCGGAAGTCGTCTTCATTCATGACTTCGACGAGGACTTGAAAGCCGAGTCCATCCACCACGTCCCCGAACAGCATCCCGGTCCGTTACAGACACCGGTAGAGTTCGAATCGTGGCCACAAGTGCCCACTCACGTGATCGCTGCCGAAGCAGATCGGCTCTTTCCGCTGGATTTTATGCGACAACAAGCTATGGATCGTCTGGGGATCGAACCGGATGTCATCCCGGGCGGTCACCTCGCGCCGCTTACGCAGCCGACTGCCCTTGGACGCCTATTGCTGCAGTACCAGTCTTGACGTTACCGAATGGAGGTTGTCATGATTACCATCACGAACCGCGAAGCTGTGCAGGAACCCGACTCCATCACAGCCCTTTTCACCGGGGCTGATCATCAGGCCGACGTGTCATTCTTCTGGGTGGATTCACCACCCGGAGAGGGGCAAGAGTATCACTGGCATCCATATGCCGAGACGTGGGTCGTGCTGCACGGTGAGGCACAGATCGATACCCAAGATGAACAACAGCGTGCATACCCCGGAGACATCGTTACGGTCACAGCGCGAACGGTCCACCGGTACATTGCCGGCGGTGACGACAACCTCCGGATGATCTGCATCCACCCTTCGCCACGAGTCGTTGAAGAGTTTGTCTAGTTCATGCGCGACTTGGTTTGAAGTTCTACGAATGCAAAAGACCGGCATGAACTTTTGAAAGTTCATGCCGGTCTATACCGGGTGAGTAACGGGGCTTGAACCCGCGACCTTCTGGACCACAACCAGACGCTCTACCGACTGAGCTATACCCACCACGTCGAGACAAACTCGACCGGGGTTGTCATCAGACAACGCCCTTCAGTATAGCCCAGATTTTTAGTTCTGCCTAATCCTGGTCCCGGACGAGCTCTGGCTCAGCATAGAGCACTAATTCGTCCCGAATTTTGCGAGCTTCGTCGACACTCGGGCCCGGAGGAGGGACCATGATCGCTTCGCGGTAATAGCGCAGCTCGTTGATCGAGTCGGTGATATCACCCAGTGCGCGGTGGTTCCCCAGCTTCTGCGGTGATTTTTCATACGCATGCGGATACCAGCGTTTGGCGAGTTCTTTGATGGAGGACACATCGACGATGCGGTAATGCAGGTGCGCGGCCAGTTCTGGCATTTCTTCAAACAGGAATCGCTGGTCCTGGCCCACGGTATTGCCCGCCAGGAGCGCGGTGCGGGGTTCAGGGCAGTACTGTTTGACGTAGTCCAGCAGTACCGCTTCGGCTTCGGCTGCGCTGACCCCGTGTTCCCACTGTTCGGCCAGACCGTTGCTGCGGTGCATCTCCACCACGACCGGATCCATCTGTTCCACGGCTGCCAGGGGTGGTTTGATGATGATATCGATACCGTCGTCGAGGATGTTGAGGTCCGCGTCGGTGATGATAATGGCCACTTCGACCAGGGCATCTATGCCGGGGTAGAGGCCGGTCATCTCGGCATCGAGCCAGACCAGGTTGCGGCTCTGGTCTTGCGAGGCAGCCGATGCCGGCTCGAATGGTTCGGGTGTTTTAGTGTTGTCCAAGATATTTCTCCTACCTAAGGTGTCGAAGTTTAGCCTACCGATGTCCGGTGATACATTTATCCCCAACGTCATTGATATCAAACTGACTGAGTGAAAGCCGTTGATGACCACCTTGGAAAATGCCCCGCGGGGCACAACAATGCATGCCTGGCCGGCCATAATGATCGGGTTCCTGGGCTCCGTGGTGCTCACCATCGGTTCGTGGTCAGTCGGGTGGGTGGCCCCGAACTCCGGCATTAACTCAGCCCAATGGCTGGCGCCGTTCCGGACCACCGAACTCGGTGTCACTATCGGCACAGTGTTGCTGACGCTTGGTGCCTGGGGCATGATCTGGGGTTGGCTGCGCCTGGGCCGGGTGCTACGGCGTCCGACCCGAGAGTACCGGGGCAAATACGAATTCGCACCCGGCGGGATGCGGATCACCAACTGGGCGGTAGCGATCTGGTCGCTACCGCAATTATTTGCCCTGACGATCTTCTCGCGTGACATGCTGGCCTACCTGAACCAGGGCCGCCAGGTGCTGGCCGGTCAGAATCCGTATGCCGAGGGCATCTCGAATTTACCGAACTGGTTTCAGCTGGGCACCGACACCATGTGGGCCGAAGACGCCACGCCGTACGGGCCGATGTTTTTGTGGATCGAAGCCGCCGTCGTTGGGCTGACCGGCGCGGACCAACCCGACGCCGCAATTTTCCTGTTCCGGCTGGCATCCCTGGGCGGTGTCGCCCTGATCATGTATTACGTGCCGAAACTGGCCGAAATGCAAGGCTGGGATCCAGCACGTGCCCAATGGATCTCGGCGGCCAATCCGCTGTTCATCATCTCGTTTGTCGCCTCCGGACATAACGACTCGCTCATGGTCGGGTTCATGGTCGCAGCGATCTACGCGGTCTGGCGCGGCCACGGCCTGCTGGCAGTCCTGCTGATGAGCGTATCGATCGGCATGAAAGTCATCTCGATTGTGCTGCTGCCCTTCATCGGACTGTGGTGGGCCGGTCGGAACGCTTCGTGGTTGAAAATCTTTTGGTACTGGTTCCTCACCCTGGGGCTGACCGTGGTGATCATGCTGGGCGTCGGCTGGCTCAACGGTTACGGGCTGGACTGGGTGCGCGTCATCGCCGGCACCGGTTCGATCTGGAGTTTCTGGTCACCGGTCGGTGCCGGGGGAGAGCTGCTGCGCGTGGCCGTGGTCGAATTAGGCGCCGGTGACGGTGAATGGGTCATGCCCACCGTCCGGCTGATCGGACGCGTCCTGTCGGTGCTCATCGTGCTGGTACTGATGTTTGTCGGCACCTACGACCAAATCCTCGCCCGAGCCACCTGGTCTTTTGCTGCCATCGTGGTGCTGTCCCCGGTTATCCATCCGTGGTATCTGCTGTGGCTGCTGCCGCTGTTTGTTATGTTGGGCATCAAGTCGAATTGGCAACTGCGCTGGGTCATCTTTACCGTGGTGTTTTTCACCGCCTACGGGGCCGGTGATCAGCTCTATGTCTGGCAATTTTTGGAGATGGGCGGGCTGATGCAGTCGCTGTCCTGGGGGCTGTCGGTGGTGCTGGCCATCTGGGTGCTGTTTCTGGATCCTTGGACCTCTCCGATGTTTCGCAATGAGTGGCACCTACGCCAAAGCTGGCGCCGGGCAGTGCTGGCATACCGACGCTGGAAAACCCAACGCGGTTTCGGGGCGAGGAAAACATGACCAAAGCCTACGTTCCGTCCCGCATCGACACCGACCCCGGTCACCACATCCGTGTGGGCCTGGTCGCGGCCATCATCATTATGATCGCCTCCTGGGGCGTGGGATGGTTACCCCAAGCCCAAAACTCCTGGTTCGCCGGGACCACCGTGCTCAACCCGTTGCGCGTATGGACTACCGGGGCCACCGTCAGCGCCATCGGACTGGTCATCGGCGGCCTGCTGCTCATCCGGTCATGGCTGCGACTCGGACAAGCCCTGCAGCTGCCCTACACAATCGCCGATAACGGACCGAACCTGGGCACCGCCAAAGAATCCGCGCGCAAGCACCGCGTCAACGACCACAAGCTCTCGGTCATCAACCGGGCCATCCGCTACTGGACCATCCCGTTACTATTCACCTTTCCGATCATGTCCCGGGACGTGTTTTCCTATCTCGCCCAGGGTCGTTTGCTCCACGCCGGAATCGACCCCTACGGCCAAGGCGTCTCCTCGCTACCCGGCTGGTTCATGACCGGAGCTGACTCCCTATGGGCCCAATCGCCATCCCCCTACGGCCCGGCCTTCTTGCTCATCTCGCAGCTGGTCTGGTTTCTCACCGACGGGGGACCCGAATGGGCCATCATGATCTTCCGGGCATTATTTGTTGGCGGGATGGTCATGTGTATGTGGGCCGTGCCGCGACTGGCTCGCCGCTTCGGCGCTCGCGGGGACTGGGCCCAATGGATCTTCATCGCCAACCCACTGTTTGGTCTGTACATGATCGCCGGCGCCCACAACGACACTCTCATGCTGGGGCTGCTGCTCACCGGGCTGTACTTTCTCAATCCGAACTGGCCGCCAGAAAACCGACGACGACGCATCCTGTTGGGCTTCGTGCTGCTGGGAGCCTCGATCGCGGTCAAACCCCTGACCGTGTTGGTCCTGCCCTTTGCTGGCATGCTGCTCATCTGGCGGCCCGGGGCGAGGGTGTCCTATCGGGCGCGCCTGAAGGTCTGGGCCAAATCCGTGGTCGTCGTCGGGGTCCTACTCACGGCCTTAGGGGCGGTGACCGGACTGTGGTTCGGCTGGATCCCCGCGATGATGACCTCCGGGTCAGCCGCTTTCCCGTATGCCCCCTTCGGTCTGTTGGGGCTTGGCATCGGCTGGCTGGTTGATCTGATCTGGCGCACCGGTATCGAACCGGTGGCCGACGTTGTCTATAGCTTGGGCACCGTCGCAATCGCCGCGGTGACCGCGTGGCTGGCGCTGCTGCCGCGGCCCAAACACCCGGTGTTCTCCGCGGCCCTGGCCTTATCGACCGCCGTGTTGCTGGCACCGGTCTTCCAACCCTGGTACATACTGTGGCTCGTACCGTTATTTGCCGTCACGGCCCGCTGGCACGGCTGGGCCTCGTCACTGCTCTACCTATTAGTCGCCGTGCTCGTGGTGGTCGGCGTCGTCGACCAACTCGCCGTCTCCCAATGGATCCCGCTGCTGCCGCTGCGCATTCTGACCGGCATGATCGGGCTGATCGGCATCGTCATCTTGGTGTTCCTTGACCCGCTCACCCGAAGGGCATTCCCCAGCACACCCAAAGCAGCAAAAGCGTCCAAGGTGTAGCAACCAGGCCCTGAGCTGCCCGATGCGAAATCGGTGAAAATTCTTCGCACCAGAGGGGTTGTCCCCACCGGTGCCCATCCAGCAGTGTGAAACTATGACCACCACGAATTCCCAGCCAGTACGAGACGTCATCATTATCGGAGGCGGAGCCGCCGGACTGAACGCGGCCCTGGTGTTGGCCCGAGCGCGTCGGAGTGTCACCGTCGTCGACGCCCGACAACCACGCAACGCACCATCCGCCGCGGCGCACGGCATGCTCGGCAACGAGGGCATCAACCCCCTCGAGCTGCTCGACCGTGGCAGAGCCGAAGCCCAGAGCTATGGCGCAGAAATCCTGACCGCAACGGTGGATGCGGCACGTCCCGACGGGCAAGGGTATCTGGTACGTCTGCATGATGGACGCGAACTCCAAGCCGCACAACTGGTCGTCGCGACCGGGGTACGAGACGTTCTGCCCGACATCGAAGGGCTCAGCGCGCGGTGGGGCAAGGACGTTATTCATTGCCCGTATTGTCACGGCTGGGAAATCCGCGACCAAACCATCGGGATTATCGCCACCAGCGCGACCTCTGCCTACCAGGCGATGCTATTTCAACAGTGGTCCCAGAACATCACCCTCTTCAGCAACGGCTACGAATTTGAGGCCGAAGCCTTGGACACCCTGGCTGCGCTGAACATCCCCGTCATTGACACACCGGTGGCTGCCGTCGAAATAACCGATGATGCGGTGACCGGCTTGCGCCTCACGGACGGGCGAACGTTCAGCCTGCAAGTGGTCGGCGTCTCCAGCGGCAAGCGGGTCAATCTTGACGGGCTGGAAGCCCTGGGTCTGGAAACCTATGACAATCCCGAGGGCACCTTCTTACGCGCCGACGATACCGGCCACACCAACGTTGCGGGTGTGTGGGCTGCCGGCAACGTGATGGACCCGGAGATACAAATCAGCGAATGTGCCTCCCAAGGCGCACGCGTAGCCGTCACCATCAACAACGAGCTGGTCTTCTCCAGGGCCGACGCCGCGCTCGCAGCAGCTCGGCAGGCAACCTAGTGGCCGCTGGGCAGAGAAACAAATCGGCACCTGATTCACTGAACCAGGTGCCGATGCATTTTGCGCCCCAGGAGGGACTCGAACCCCCGACCTACGGATTAGAAGGCCGTTGCTCTATCCAGCTGAGCTACTGAGGCAACAGGGGACAGTCTACCTAAAATGTTGTCCACATCCCTAACTGAGATGCCTGTGTTATCCACATTCTACTGCTTGGTGCGAGGAGATTCGTGTGGCACCGCCTTGACTGGAAGGTATTCGAAATGCCCTTCGAATACTCGCTTTCGTGAAAGGACTTGCTCATGAAAACCCAATTGACCGTCCGAGGCAACGTGGCGACCGCGCCGCGCAGGGTCGTCACCGATTCCGGCATGGTGATTGCCGAATTCCGACTGGCCGCCACCGAACGTCACTTCAATCGCCAAACGCAGGAGTGGGAAGACGGCAACACCTCCTGGTACACCGTCTCAGCGTTCCGCCGCCTGGCCGAAAACATTTTCCGCTCCTTTAGTGTTGGTGACCCCGTCATTGTCACCGGCAAGCTGAGCATCAAGCAGTGGACTTCGAAGGATGAGTCCAAGCGCGGGACCACGCCTGAGCTGACCGCTGATAGCGCCGGGCACGATCTGCTGCTGGGGTTCACGGATTTCACCCGCTACACCAAAACCAAGCCGCAAGTCGTTGAAGAAACCTACGAGGAGGATGGCCCGCTGGTGGAGCACGGGTGGGAAGAACCCGAGCCTATGACCGCCTAATGTTCGCTAGGAAGTGGATCGGTTGTCGCAGCGGGATAAGAATTACATTCTGCCGCGGCAACCGACTACTGTAGTGCCTATGGCCGAATTTATTTATCAGATGATCAAAGCTCGCAAAAAAGTGGGCGACAAGGTCATCCTTGACGACGTAACCATGTCCTTTTTCCCCGGCGCCAAGATCGGTATGGTCGGACCCAACGGTGCCGGTAAATCCACCATCTTGAAAATTATGGCGGGCCTGGATGAGCCCTCCAACGGCGATGCGTGGCTGTCACCAGGGTACTCAGTAGGGATCCTGCTGCAGGAACCACCGCTGACGGAAGACAAAACCGTCCTAGAAAACGTGCAAGAAGGCGTTGGTGAGGTGTACCAGCAGCTGCAGCGTTTTAACCAAATTTCGGCCGAGATGGCTGAACCCGACGCAGACTTCGAAGCGCTCATGGACGAAATGGGCAAACTCCAAGAAGCTATCGACGCCGCTGACGGTTGGGACATCGACTCTCAGATTGGCCAGGCCATGGAAGCCCTGCAACTGCCACCCGGTGATGAACCTGTCACTCACCTGTCCGGTGGTGAGCGTCGCCGCGTCGCACTCGTGAAGCTGTTGCTGGAAAAACCAGACCTGCTGCTACTTGATGAGC from Enteractinococcus fodinae includes the following:
- a CDS encoding Bcr/CflA family efflux MFS transporter, encoding MTQKPNLSAGLLTILGVIATIGAFATDMYLASFTDITESLGVTPTQVQLTLTAFLTGMGLGQLLLGPASDKYGRRHVMVGALSIFAVSSVALIFTPNIEFFVALRFVQGLSGAAGGVLARAIAVDLSEGPTAVRALSLIATLIGLGPLLAPPIGGLVAELLDWRGVLAVLAVFAITVWLLAVFRVPESLPRRDRTQGSVFGAYRSLVTILTKPVFALCTMSFSFGFGAMMSYIAASPFVGQSILGMGQIAYSLSFAASASAIILANLVNSRLAVMYGAEAMFRVGSVLLLAAAASFVIMEATASLSIPGFVFTAFVLTAGAGLTMSNANALGLAEATPSTRGAGAAVMGAAQFLLASLMTPLVGIAGEHSATPMVVIIAVLVGVSVVTGGLARSRLKARAN
- a CDS encoding GlsB/YeaQ/YmgE family stress response membrane protein, with product MGFIGWIVLGLIAGAIAKAIMPGKQGGGILVTLLLGVVGAVLGGWIGSAIFGVGIDEFWSLATWLLAIGGALIVLFIWGLITRDKATT
- a CDS encoding RDD family protein; translated protein: MAALHPLAISRGKAYLRDCVGYLGIAVATVPLGLLAQQAEWGSHRWFVLAASAIPPTVATLLAAHREASASGATPGKRRYGLQVQDELGEPLSFSRALLRNVVKIAIPWQLGHTVAVGAAFGGFDDQEPLTIAAVVSTYLLLALMIGSAAFGKGRALHDRIAGTRVLVKKTLSATVGS
- a CDS encoding alpha/beta fold hydrolase encodes the protein MANFLLLHGAASTGWLWHRVTPELHQAGHATVAPNLPCADATADLHTYLDVACTAAATFGDASLTVVAQSLAGLMVPALVARLPVDRIVLVAAMIPRPDETGMQWWQATGQQQAQRAYLESLGFSADDAQDPEVVFIHDFDEDLKAESIHHVPEQHPGPLQTPVEFESWPQVPTHVIAAEADRLFPLDFMRQQAMDRLGIEPDVIPGGHLAPLTQPTALGRLLLQYQS
- a CDS encoding cupin domain-containing protein produces the protein MITITNREAVQEPDSITALFTGADHQADVSFFWVDSPPGEGQEYHWHPYAETWVVLHGEAQIDTQDEQQRAYPGDIVTVTARTVHRYIAGGDDNLRMICIHPSPRVVEEFV
- the orn gene encoding oligoribonuclease; the encoded protein is MDNTKTPEPFEPASAASQDQSRNLVWLDAEMTGLYPGIDALVEVAIIITDADLNILDDGIDIIIKPPLAAVEQMDPVVVEMHRSNGLAEQWEHGVSAAEAEAVLLDYVKQYCPEPRTALLAGNTVGQDQRFLFEEMPELAAHLHYRIVDVSSIKELAKRWYPHAYEKSPQKLGNHRALGDITDSINELRYYREAIMVPPPGPSVDEARKIRDELVLYAEPELVRDQD
- the mptB gene encoding polyprenol phosphomannose-dependent alpha 1,6 mannosyltransferase MptB, with amino-acid sequence MTTLENAPRGTTMHAWPAIMIGFLGSVVLTIGSWSVGWVAPNSGINSAQWLAPFRTTELGVTIGTVLLTLGAWGMIWGWLRLGRVLRRPTREYRGKYEFAPGGMRITNWAVAIWSLPQLFALTIFSRDMLAYLNQGRQVLAGQNPYAEGISNLPNWFQLGTDTMWAEDATPYGPMFLWIEAAVVGLTGADQPDAAIFLFRLASLGGVALIMYYVPKLAEMQGWDPARAQWISAANPLFIISFVASGHNDSLMVGFMVAAIYAVWRGHGLLAVLLMSVSIGMKVISIVLLPFIGLWWAGRNASWLKIFWYWFLTLGLTVVIMLGVGWLNGYGLDWVRVIAGTGSIWSFWSPVGAGGELLRVAVVELGAGDGEWVMPTVRLIGRVLSVLIVLVLMFVGTYDQILARATWSFAAIVVLSPVIHPWYLLWLLPLFVMLGIKSNWQLRWVIFTVVFFTAYGAGDQLYVWQFLEMGGLMQSLSWGLSVVLAIWVLFLDPWTSPMFRNEWHLRQSWRRAVLAYRRWKTQRGFGARKT
- the mptB gene encoding polyprenol phosphomannose-dependent alpha 1,6 mannosyltransferase MptB; translated protein: MTKAYVPSRIDTDPGHHIRVGLVAAIIIMIASWGVGWLPQAQNSWFAGTTVLNPLRVWTTGATVSAIGLVIGGLLLIRSWLRLGQALQLPYTIADNGPNLGTAKESARKHRVNDHKLSVINRAIRYWTIPLLFTFPIMSRDVFSYLAQGRLLHAGIDPYGQGVSSLPGWFMTGADSLWAQSPSPYGPAFLLISQLVWFLTDGGPEWAIMIFRALFVGGMVMCMWAVPRLARRFGARGDWAQWIFIANPLFGLYMIAGAHNDTLMLGLLLTGLYFLNPNWPPENRRRRILLGFVLLGASIAVKPLTVLVLPFAGMLLIWRPGARVSYRARLKVWAKSVVVVGVLLTALGAVTGLWFGWIPAMMTSGSAAFPYAPFGLLGLGIGWLVDLIWRTGIEPVADVVYSLGTVAIAAVTAWLALLPRPKHPVFSAALALSTAVLLAPVFQPWYILWLVPLFAVTARWHGWASSLLYLLVAVLVVVGVVDQLAVSQWIPLLPLRILTGMIGLIGIVILVFLDPLTRRAFPSTPKAAKASKV
- a CDS encoding NAD(P)/FAD-dependent oxidoreductase → MTTTNSQPVRDVIIIGGGAAGLNAALVLARARRSVTVVDARQPRNAPSAAAHGMLGNEGINPLELLDRGRAEAQSYGAEILTATVDAARPDGQGYLVRLHDGRELQAAQLVVATGVRDVLPDIEGLSARWGKDVIHCPYCHGWEIRDQTIGIIATSATSAYQAMLFQQWSQNITLFSNGYEFEAEALDTLAALNIPVIDTPVAAVEITDDAVTGLRLTDGRTFSLQVVGVSSGKRVNLDGLEALGLETYDNPEGTFLRADDTGHTNVAGVWAAGNVMDPEIQISECASQGARVAVTINNELVFSRADAALAAARQAT
- a CDS encoding single-stranded DNA-binding protein; this encodes MKTQLTVRGNVATAPRRVVTDSGMVIAEFRLAATERHFNRQTQEWEDGNTSWYTVSAFRRLAENIFRSFSVGDPVIVTGKLSIKQWTSKDESKRGTTPELTADSAGHDLLLGFTDFTRYTKTKPQVVEETYEEDGPLVEHGWEEPEPMTA